The sequence GGTGTTAGAAGTTATGGAATATCGTCTCCCGTACCTGAAGGCATGGAGCTGTTCTCATCATTGCTATTGTTAAGgtgactcagagaagttaagcaacttgtcTAAAGTCACAAAGCCAGCAGGTTAAGCCCAGGCCTGGCAGGGGTGACTACAGCCTGGCAGAGGCACATTGAAAGTGTGTTGCATGAACTCTCAGTGCGAATGtaagttatatatttaataatatagtatatagtaattaattacattaataataacaacagagCATCTGGGATCTGTTGAAGGTCTCTTTTATGTTGGATTCATTACATATATCATTTCATTTGGTCTCTACCACAACCCTGTGAAATAAGTGCCATTAtaacccattttgcagataaggaaactgaggtaggAAGAAGTAAAGTCGTTTGGCCAAGCTCCATAGCTAATAAAAAGCAGAGTGGGGGCTCCAACCAGGCCAGTGTCCCCACAGCGCCTATGCCAGGATGCGGTACACCACACTGTCTTCCCGCGGGCCCCAGGGGAGGCTGGCGATGGGGACCGGCTGGAGCACCTTGGCAGCGAGCAGATGCCGAAGGGACCGGGTCCCCAGCAGGATCTTGGCCAGCTCTGCCGAGAGACCGGGTAGAGGATGCGGCTGGCACGGTCTTGCCCAGGGAAAAGCTGGGGGTCATGGATGGGGGTCCGGTTTCTCCTCTGCAGGGGGAGAGGATGACGGGAGCTGTGAGGTGAACGGCCGCCTGTACCGGGATGGCGAGACCTTCCAGCCCCACTGCCGGATTCGCTGCCAGTGTGAGGACGGGGGCTTCACCTGTGTGCCCCTGTGCAGCGAGGACGTTCGGCTGCCCAGCTGGGACTGTCCGCATCCCAGGAGGGTTGAGGTCCCCGGCAAGTGCTGCCCTGAGTGGGTGTGCGACcagggaagggagctgggggTCCGGCCCCTCCCAGCCCAAGGTGAGTGCTGGGGGGGCCCAGGCCGGGGCCAGGGCCACCGCGGGGTGGGGCTTCCCCTGGAGCCAAGACACTTGGACTTGTCAGAGCTCAGGTTTCCCTGACCGCTGCTGGGAGGGGCTGGTGGCTGAGGACACTCGGAAAGCCCAGCGGGAGTCACAAGACTTCTTTAAACGGACAAAACAAcaagcaaataattctaaatcataaataatggaaaataaaaattggtggtggagcagggaagggaagggagggctAGGATACTTGGATCGAATGTTCCCGTTTCATAGCAGAGGTATACTATTATGATAGACACTAGTGGCCTATTTCTAATATAGCGATATGCATTAATAATACAttcatataatttaaatgttatgtaatattataaatatgtagttATTTGGGCTTATCCAAAGGGGAACTCAAAACTGAAGCAGGTGAAGTGGTTGCCTCTGGGATGTGGGCTTAGGGGTGGTCAGAGATGGAGGAAAGATAGTTACCTCTTGCTATAAACTCTTTGGTTCTAGAGAACTTGTTACTGTTACATTAGTGGGTTATTGTCATTATATGAACacgatctttttaaagaaaggcagcTGAAAAGAAGGCACTGGTTCATTGATGTTGGTGCCGCATCAGAGTAGAGCAGGATGgggttcagcatggagtctgtctGGGTTCTAAGCCCAGCTTCTCtatttcctagctgtgtgactctgagaaagttgcttaacttctctgtgcctcagttcccccaACTATAAGATGAGGGTAAGTGTGTCTAACTTGCAGAGCTGTTGTAGAGGTCTGGATGAGTAAGCCCAAGGAAAGCAGTCACAGCAGCAGCTCGCACAGAGCACTCCATCCGTGGTGGCTGTCAGTATCCCTGTTGTGGAATGGAACACATTCACTTAAATACATAGGAGAATGCCAGTGAGTTCATCTTATATATGAAAAATCTGGGTGCGACACTGTAAATGCAATCTCATCTCCATTACGTGTgtctgtaagtgtgtgtgtgtgtgtgtgtgtgtgtgtgtgtgcatgtgtgtcccTGTACGCCCTCCACACACACAGGTGCATATCACACAGGCTTTCTCAACCTGGGCACGAGTGACACTCGGGCTGGGTGGCGCTCTCGTAGGGGAGCTGCCCTGTGCCCTGCAGGGTGTTTAGAAACATCCCTGCTGGGTTCCAGTAGCCTCAGTCCCAGCCGTGTCCATTAAGATGTCTCTGGACATCACCAAAGGAGGGGAGCACAGTCACCGCCAGCTGAGAACCATTTGGTTAATAAGGACCGGAAGAAAGGACACCACAATATTAAGAAAGCAGAATAAgatgtgaggaggaggagaagctaGACGGTGCCGAGCCCTCCCATCTTGTTCCGGGTACAGCCTCACAACCCTAGCAGCTTTGCCACCGAGTCCCAGCACCTCTACTCACAGGCCGCAACCTTCTTCCTGGAAGATGCCATGGGGTGCAGAAATGAGAAACCCACCACGTACTGGGGGACCATCACGGCCGGCACCATCATAGCTGCCTAGTACCCGGCACAAACGAGGTGCTCACAGCACCGTGCTAAGCATGCTCCCTCCGTTATTTTACTCAGTCCTAACTATCACCCATTAGAAAACTTACatgggaagaaactgaggtccagagaagctAAGGGACGTGACCATGAGGGCGCCGCTGGCGGCTGGGTTGACTTGGCTGCCAGGCCCTGACCTCACAGTGCtgacctctctttcttcccccaggACCCCAGTTTTCTGGCCTtgtggctcccccaccccctggcgcCCCCTGCCCAGAGTGGAGCACAGCCTGGGGCCCCTGCTCAACCACCTGTGGGCTGGGCGTGGCCACTCGGGTGTCCAACCAGAACCTCCTCTGCCGCCTGGAGACCCAGCGCCGCCTCTGCCTGCTCGGGCCCTGTCCACCTGCCAGGGGCCACGGCCCACGGAACAGCACCTTCTAGAGCAGGGCTGGGGATCTGGGGGCTCCGGGACCGCACTCCCCAGTAGGCAAGCCAGCGCTTGggccctgagcagaaggcagatggccCCTCCTCACGCCCTTGGCTAGGCAACGGCATCCAGGCCCTGGAGGACCAGAATGTTCACAAGCCGTCTGCTCCATCTGGACCCTGAGATAGAGCCGGGATGTCTGCCCCagccctcttcctctacctcatGGCCTAGGGGGCTGGCCAAGGTTTCCAGGGTCTTCTGCGCCATTCCCAACAGCCTTTATCAAACATGTGCATAGGCAAGCTTCCCAGCAGATAGGGCAACCAGCTGTCCCTTAATCATCAGGCCGAGGCAGGTGCTGGGCTGGACTGGCTATTTTCCTGAGGGTGTGGTGAAGAGGGGCACACAGATATTCTGAATCTCCTGCTTCTTTTCCCAGGAGTGACATAAAAATGTCCCTGTATACGTGTCTGTGCAAGAGCTTGTAGGTCAGGCTTATGCTGTCTGAGAAagctcccccacaccccaccatcTAGGGTAGAATTCAGAGGTCGCATGTTTTGTGAAAGTCACAAGGTGAAATCACACTGTCTGGAAGAAAGTCGGAAAACAGGCCTGAGAGTGATCCGTTAAACCCGACTTGTATTCATAGGAATGAACCTTTCTCAGGCACCTGCAATGTACCAGGCGCAGAGCTAGACACTTTATATATAGGTTGGTGCTTTGCAACATTTGAGACCAGAGAAAAGTAGGGGAGCATGAAGGATAGCCCCCTGGGGACTGGGAAACATGGCCTGAAATAAACCAACCCAAGTGTGACATTCTCTCTGAAGTCTCatgtt comes from Mustela nigripes isolate SB6536 chromosome 7, MUSNIG.SB6536, whole genome shotgun sequence and encodes:
- the CCN5 gene encoding CCN family member 5 translates to MRGTPQTHLLAFSLLCLLSKVCAQLCPTPCACPWPPPRCPLGVPLVLDGCGCCRVCARRLGEPCDHLHVCDPSQGLVCRPRVGSGYRGAVCLWGEDDGSCEVNGRLYRDGETFQPHCRIRCQCEDGGFTCVPLCSEDVRLPSWDCPHPRRVEVPGKCCPEWVCDQGRELGVRPLPAQGPQFSGLVAPPPPGAPCPEWSTAWGPCSTTCGLGVATRVSNQNLLCRLETQRRLCLLGPCPPARGHGPRNSTF